The following coding sequences lie in one Arachis stenosperma cultivar V10309 chromosome 5, arast.V10309.gnm1.PFL2, whole genome shotgun sequence genomic window:
- the LOC130979142 gene encoding pentatricopeptide repeat-containing protein At3g22470, mitochondrial-like isoform X2, with protein sequence MMLRSSTRASLRFFRRQSESQFGNVDYAIWFLDHMDNMGYPPDAHTVGAIINGLCKMGDTPAAIAILRKTETRNCKPSVTVAGYTAIVDSLCKDGLVSEALSLFLEMTTKGLQPDTITYNRLIQGLCTFSRWQEAASLLSERKQKGIMPDTHTFNILVDALCKEGKISSARAILGQMVRMGEEPDVVTYHSMIAGYRFQNQMEEALKVFDLMVHKGCQPDVNTCTTLIHGWCKIKRINKAIYLLDEMINNGLNLDVVTWNTLIHGFCKVGKPLAAKDLFFTMHKFGQCPDVFSCAIILDGLFKCHLSSDAISLFREMEKNNLDLNIVTYNVVLRGMCHARKLNDALELFSCLPAKGLKPDQYTYTIMIQGLCREGLLIDAEEMLMNMEEHGCLPDSCTYNVFIQGLLRRNAFLKSIKYFQIMKDKGFAANATTMELLVDYLSTHKGENAFQEFVQKIV encoded by the exons ATGATGTTGCGTTCATCAACAAGAGCTTCTCTACGCTTCTTTCGCCGGCAATCTGAATCTCAATTTG GCAATGTGGATTATGCTATTTGGTTTCTTGACCACATGGATAACATGGGATATCCACCCGACGCCCACACTGTTGGAGCAATTATAAATGGATTGTGCAAGATGGGCGACACCCCTGCTGCCATTGCCATTCTAAGGAAAACAGAAACAAGAAACTGCAAACCAAGTGTTACTGTTGCCGGTTATACCGCAATTGTGGATAGTCTTTGCAAGGATGGGCTGGTATCGGAGGCTTTGAGTCTATTCTTGGAAATGACAACAAAAGGTCTTCAACCCGATACTATCACTTACAATCGCTTGATTCAAGGACTCTGTACTTTCAGCAGATGGCAAGAGGCTGCATCTTTACTGAGTGAGAGGAAACAAAAGGGTATTATGCCAGATACGCatacttttaatattttagtgGATGCTCTTTGTAAAGAGGGAAAGATTTCGAGTGCTAGAGCCATACTTGGTCAAATGGTTCGAATGGGAGAGGAGCCTGATGTTGTCACCTATCACTCAATGATTGCTGGTTATCGTTTCCAAAATCAAATGGAGGAGGCCCTGAAAGTATTTGATTTGATGGTTCACAAGGGATGCCAACCAGACGTCAACACTTGTACTACATTAATCCATGGATGGTGCAAGATCAAAAGGATTAATAAGGCTATTTATCTCTTGGATGAAATGATCAATAATGGTTTAAATCTGGATGTTGTGACTTGGAATACTCTTATCCATGGATTTTGCAAAGTGGGTAAACCGTTAGCTGCTAAAGACTTGTTTTTTACAATGCACAAATTTGGTCAATGTCCTGATGTATTCAGCTGTGCCATTATATTGGATGGCCTATTCAAATGTCATTTGTCTTCTGATGCAATATCATTATTTAGAGAAATGGAGAAGAATAATTTGGATCTTAATATTGTAACTTATAATGTGGTGCTCCGTGGGATGTGCCATGCCCGAAAACTAAATGATGCACTAGAACTCTTCTCTTGTCTGCCAGCAAAAGGCTTGAAACCTGATCAATATACTTATACAATAATGATCCAAGGTCTATGTAGGGAAGGACTTCTGATTGATGCTGAAGAGATGCTTATGAATATGGAAGAGCATGGTTGCTTGCCAGATAGCTGCACATATAACGTCTTCATCCAAGGATTACTACGACGAAATGCTTTTTTGAagtcaataaaatattttcagatTATGAAAGACAAAGGTTTTGCAGCAAATGCTACAACCATGGAATTGCTTGTAGATTACCTCTCTACGCACAAAGGAGAGAATGCTTTTCAAGAATTTGTGCAGAAAATTGTTTGA
- the LOC130979142 gene encoding putative pentatricopeptide repeat-containing protein At1g12700, mitochondrial isoform X1, giving the protein MMLRSSTRASLRFFRRQSESQFGTFSHPKPFLFPITLSYTTDIDVIKDRPHLVDSIRNLQNLDSALHLFHKMVSMNPLPCVNDFNFLFSSIVKMKHYTAAISLIKHLFSLRLKSDTHTLNIVVNCLCRLNHTPFAFSVVGTMFKIGLEPDVVTFNTIVNGLCIEGNVDYAIWFLDHMDNMGYPPDAHTVGAIINGLCKMGDTPAAIAILRKTETRNCKPSVTVAGYTAIVDSLCKDGLVSEALSLFLEMTTKGLQPDTITYNRLIQGLCTFSRWQEAASLLSERKQKGIMPDTHTFNILVDALCKEGKISSARAILGQMVRMGEEPDVVTYHSMIAGYRFQNQMEEALKVFDLMVHKGCQPDVNTCTTLIHGWCKIKRINKAIYLLDEMINNGLNLDVVTWNTLIHGFCKVGKPLAAKDLFFTMHKFGQCPDVFSCAIILDGLFKCHLSSDAISLFREMEKNNLDLNIVTYNVVLRGMCHARKLNDALELFSCLPAKGLKPDQYTYTIMIQGLCREGLLIDAEEMLMNMEEHGCLPDSCTYNVFIQGLLRRNAFLKSIKYFQIMKDKGFAANATTMELLVDYLSTHKGENAFQEFVQKIV; this is encoded by the coding sequence ATGATGTTGCGTTCATCAACAAGAGCTTCTCTACGCTTCTTTCGCCGGCAATCTGAATCTCAATTTGGTACTTTTTCTCATCCCAAACCCTTCCTTTTTCCCATTACTCTCTCTTATACCACTGATATTGATGTCATCAAGGACAGACCCCATCTCGTAGATTCTATTAGAAATCTCCAAAACCTTGATTCTGCTTTGCATCTCTTTCACAAAATGGTTTCCATGAACCCTTTGCCATGCGTGAATGACTTTAACTTTTTGTTTAGCTCTATTGTTAAGATGAAGCATTACACAGCTGCCATTTCGTTAATCAAACACTTGTTCTCCTTACGACTCAAATCTGATACCCATACACTCAATATTGTTGTCAATTGTCTGTGCCGTTTGAATCACACTCCCTTTGCCTTCTCTGTGGTGGGGACGATGTTCAAAATCGGCTTGGAGCCCGATGTGGTCACATTTAACACCATTGTTAATGGTCTTTGTATTGAAGGCAATGTGGATTATGCTATTTGGTTTCTTGACCACATGGATAACATGGGATATCCACCCGACGCCCACACTGTTGGAGCAATTATAAATGGATTGTGCAAGATGGGCGACACCCCTGCTGCCATTGCCATTCTAAGGAAAACAGAAACAAGAAACTGCAAACCAAGTGTTACTGTTGCCGGTTATACCGCAATTGTGGATAGTCTTTGCAAGGATGGGCTGGTATCGGAGGCTTTGAGTCTATTCTTGGAAATGACAACAAAAGGTCTTCAACCCGATACTATCACTTACAATCGCTTGATTCAAGGACTCTGTACTTTCAGCAGATGGCAAGAGGCTGCATCTTTACTGAGTGAGAGGAAACAAAAGGGTATTATGCCAGATACGCatacttttaatattttagtgGATGCTCTTTGTAAAGAGGGAAAGATTTCGAGTGCTAGAGCCATACTTGGTCAAATGGTTCGAATGGGAGAGGAGCCTGATGTTGTCACCTATCACTCAATGATTGCTGGTTATCGTTTCCAAAATCAAATGGAGGAGGCCCTGAAAGTATTTGATTTGATGGTTCACAAGGGATGCCAACCAGACGTCAACACTTGTACTACATTAATCCATGGATGGTGCAAGATCAAAAGGATTAATAAGGCTATTTATCTCTTGGATGAAATGATCAATAATGGTTTAAATCTGGATGTTGTGACTTGGAATACTCTTATCCATGGATTTTGCAAAGTGGGTAAACCGTTAGCTGCTAAAGACTTGTTTTTTACAATGCACAAATTTGGTCAATGTCCTGATGTATTCAGCTGTGCCATTATATTGGATGGCCTATTCAAATGTCATTTGTCTTCTGATGCAATATCATTATTTAGAGAAATGGAGAAGAATAATTTGGATCTTAATATTGTAACTTATAATGTGGTGCTCCGTGGGATGTGCCATGCCCGAAAACTAAATGATGCACTAGAACTCTTCTCTTGTCTGCCAGCAAAAGGCTTGAAACCTGATCAATATACTTATACAATAATGATCCAAGGTCTATGTAGGGAAGGACTTCTGATTGATGCTGAAGAGATGCTTATGAATATGGAAGAGCATGGTTGCTTGCCAGATAGCTGCACATATAACGTCTTCATCCAAGGATTACTACGACGAAATGCTTTTTTGAagtcaataaaatattttcagatTATGAAAGACAAAGGTTTTGCAGCAAATGCTACAACCATGGAATTGCTTGTAGATTACCTCTCTACGCACAAAGGAGAGAATGCTTTTCAAGAATTTGTGCAGAAAATTGTTTGA